The Pseudomonas sp. SCB32 DNA window AACTGGCGGAGCGCGGCTACAAGGTCGCCATCGTCGAGACCAACAAGGTCGGCTGGGGCGCCAGCGGGCGGAACGGCGGGCAGGTCACCGGCAGCCTCTCCGGCGACTCCGCCATGAGCAAGCAGATGCGCCAGTGGCTGGGCGACGACGTCGAGGATTTCATCTGGCACCTGCGCTGGCGCGGCCACGAGATCATCAAGAGCCGCGTGGAGAAATACGGCATCCAGTGCGACCTGAAGTTCGGCCACCTGCACGCCGCGATGAAGCCGTCGCACATGGACGAATTGAAGGCCACCTTCGATGACGCCAAGCGCCGTGGCATGGGCGACGAGATCACCCTGCTGGACAGCGCCGGCGTGCGCGCGCACCTGGAAAGCGACCTCTACTGCGGCGCCATCAAGAACACCCGCAACATGCACCTGCACCCGCTCAACCTGTGCATCGGCGAGGCCAAGGCCGCCGCCAGCCTGGGCGCGCTGATCTTCGAACACTCCGAGGTGCTGGATATCATCCACGGCCCGCGCCCGGCGGTGGTCACCTCCGGCGGGCGGATCAACGCCGCGCAGGTGATGCTCGCCGGCGACGTCTACCACAAGCTGGAGCGCAAGCAGCTCAAGGGCATGATCTTCCCGGCCATGGGCGGCATCGTCACCACCAAGCCGCTGGGCGAGCTGGCCAAGCGCCTGAACCCGCAGGACCTGGCGGTCTATGACTGCCGCTTCGTGCTCGACTACTACCGCATGACTGGCGATGGTCGCCTGCTGTTCGGCGGCGGCGCCAACTACTCCGGCCGTGACTCGCGCGATATCGCCGGCGAGCTGCGTCCGTGCATCGAGCGCACCTTCCCGGCGCTCAAGGGCGTGGACATCGAGTTCCAGTGGAGCTGCGCCATGGGCATCGTGATGAACCGCATCCCGCAACTGGGCAAGCTGTCGGAGAACGTCTGGTACTGCCAGGGCTACTCCGGCCACGGCGTGGCGACCACCCACATCATGGGCGAGATCATGGCCACGGCGATGACCGGCGACCTGGAGAAGTTCGACACCTTCGCCCAGTGCAAGCACATCCGCGTGCCGATGGGCGACGTGTTCGGCAACCCGATGCTGGCGGCGGGGATGTGGTACTACCAGATGATGGAGAAGTTGCGCTGATAGCCGGCTGAGCCCTGTTTGCACCGCTGGATCGCGGACAGAGTCCGCTCCTACAGGTTGATACCGCCTCCGTAGGAGCGGACCTTATCCGCGAATTCCCTTGCGGCGGAATCCGTCAAGGCAG harbors:
- a CDS encoding FAD-binding oxidoreductase, producing MNAALNPATPAPERAKSYYSASLNEETRYPTLQGEVNVDIAIIGGGFTGVATAVELAERGYKVAIVETNKVGWGASGRNGGQVTGSLSGDSAMSKQMRQWLGDDVEDFIWHLRWRGHEIIKSRVEKYGIQCDLKFGHLHAAMKPSHMDELKATFDDAKRRGMGDEITLLDSAGVRAHLESDLYCGAIKNTRNMHLHPLNLCIGEAKAAASLGALIFEHSEVLDIIHGPRPAVVTSGGRINAAQVMLAGDVYHKLERKQLKGMIFPAMGGIVTTKPLGELAKRLNPQDLAVYDCRFVLDYYRMTGDGRLLFGGGANYSGRDSRDIAGELRPCIERTFPALKGVDIEFQWSCAMGIVMNRIPQLGKLSENVWYCQGYSGHGVATTHIMGEIMATAMTGDLEKFDTFAQCKHIRVPMGDVFGNPMLAAGMWYYQMMEKLR